GTCTGCACTTTCTGGGAGGTTCCCCAGTCTCCCGCTTTTCCCCCTTTATTCTtgcatttgatttgtttatgcccggagttaattttaaatttaaattttgttcccGATACCAAAATGAATTGCATAAGAAAGTCGGCTGGCAACTGCAATCGATAGCAATGCGGCAAACGAGGAGGTTTTCCTAAGCACTGAATTACCGCCCTGAGACATGCAATACCATCAAGTTTAACCTTTAATTGCCGCCGGCTGACGGGCATTGCATGTTGCATGAGCCGCTTGGTAGGGAAGATGGGAAAATGTCACATTTTCCAATTGAACTTTTTAGTGGCGATGGCACAGAGCGATCCGATTTGATGCGATCCCATCCGAACCATGGGTGTTGACTCGTAAAAATCTCTCAgacgtataaaaataatttttacaacCTTACGTTTTCACGTGTAGACGTAGAAGAGAGGGAGTCTGTCACCCAGATAGTGTCATCCTTATTTGCTAGACCGGGGCTGGGAtcgtaaaaattaattgaaacatGCCAACAATAGATGGGCGCCTCCGTCAGGTTTTTACTGCTCCGAAATGTGTGGCACGCTAATGTCCATTAGGGGAGGGAAAGTGCAAATGAGAATGGGGATAGATCATTAGCCGGAGTTGCTTTGGTGGCATCTTAATTGAGCCAAGTTCAGTGTCAATGCTGATTGGACAATTAACATTGAGGGGGGACTATCGATAAGGTATTTTAATCAGCTAACCTAAACTTTAAGATCTTTGctttacaaatatatacaaaacttCTTCTTAAACcagattttaatgtttacTATCCCCTCTTCTCCTTGCAGGAACCAAACTTCGACGTGGCATGACAGAATTCTCAACAAACAACGATCACAGCAAGCCGCATTTCACCGCATCATCTCAGCAGAAACCCCTCCAGAACTCACCCATCCACCAGCAGGCATTCACTCCATCCAATCCCAACTCTCATCCACATTTGCTTCAACGCTTGGCCCAACAGTATAATAAGTTTCAGCAGACCCTGCCCTTTAGCCAGCTGAACAACGGCAACAACACGGCTGCCCCATCGCCACATTCCCCGCTCAGCTACCGGAATCCGCTGAACAGTCCCAGCAACTCGCCGTTCAGCAACACGGCGCACACGACGACGATTGGCAAGCggtaccagcagcagcagctgaccGATCGCctgttgcagcagcaacatctgcagcagtgccagcagcagcaactgcaatcGGTGGGCAGCAGCGATGTGGAGGAGGATGCCGCCGGCGAGGAACTGAGCGAGGAGAGTCTCAAGCAGAATGTGGCCATTGTGCTGAGCAACTTGGATCGCTATAACAACGCGTTGCGCAGCATAATCCTGAATGAGCAggtgagcagcagcagcctcaTCACTCCGAGCGACAGTCAACTGTTTGGCGAGGACTCGAGCGGTCTGCTCTACTGCGACAACGACAACAGCTCCAGGAAGCTCCAGGGCAACAATAACTTTGTCCTGGGCAAGATGGCGGCCACGCCGGAGTCGGATTACAACAGCAATGCCACGACGCCAGGAGGTCGCAGCAACgagcagcagttgcagcagcagcagcagcaacaacttgGGGTAGGTGGGATGCTTTGTGGTGGTGGCGGGATGCGGGAAACTACTAATGGTGGCAGCAACGGTGGCAACAATCTCATCTGCTCGTTGGCCTCGTCGCACGACTTTACTCACGACAATTCCGATTACCAGTGGTTCCTGGACTACGGCTATCGAGATGGCTGCGGCGGAATGCAGCGAAGTGTTCTAAGTTCCCTTTCGGCCTCTTACAATGCGATGGGGGATTTGATCTACTATGAGGATCTGGCCAAGAACCTGGACGCCAATCTGGCCGAGGTGGACATGGAGAGCTTTCGGGCGGAGGATATACATTCCCTGCTCTCGCAGCTCCCCGCCTATTGCAAGAGTTTGGGCGGGGCCAATAGTCGGCTGCAGCAATCGCTGCtccttcagcagcagcagcagcaacaacagcagcagcagcagctgcaacagcaacagttgcTGCACcacagcaacatgttgccgcACAACATGTCCCAGACGTCGACCACCTCCACCAACGAACTGATCGACAACTCCTTCTGCAAGTCGGAGCTGCTCTTTTCGCCGGTGAGGGAGTCGCACATCTCGGTGGATTCGCTGGACATGGACGCCTATCCGGATGACGGGGAGATCATACTCACTTGCAACAAGGACAACTATACGATCGCCTTCGAGGGCAGTGTTTTATATTCGGATGATAGTTTCTATGGTGAGTAATTGGTGCATATACTTAAAGATTTAAACTTACAATTGTTATCTTTTTATAGCGGAACCTAGTGACATTGCCGCCAGAAACAAACAGAACTGCATCAACTTGCACAGCAATCTGGAGGACATTGTGAAGCGCAACAAGGCCCTGGAGGTATCCATGTCGCGTTCGGCCCAGGCCTTCCAGCCCCTCTGTCCCATGTCGCCCAAGGGACAGGCGGCCACAGGAGCGGCGGCCAAGCTACAGCGGTAGGTCCACAAAACAGAACACACGCCGCATTAGATTCCCTCTAACATTAACCCAAGGATTGGTTGTTGCCTGATagcactagtttacaaaagaCTATTCTTGGTGTGCGTCCCAGAAAAtaatggcaaattctgttagtgctggatctatagatcacgaaaataccagaaatttgttttttctatggcacagttttttcttaaagatatttatacccgttactcgtagagtaaaagggtatactagattcgtgcaaaagtatgtaacaggcagaaggaagcgtttccgaccctataaactatatatattcttgatcaggatcactagccgagtcgatctagccatgtccgtctgtccgtctgtccgtctgtctgtctgtccgtctgtccgtatgaacgctgagatctcggaaactataaaagctagaagattgacactttgcatgcagattctaggagttcctacgcagcgcaagtttgtttcaaaagagtgccacgccccctctaacgcccacaatcccttatatacgattttaaaaatttcaatatttcggaaaagtaaaaatgcagttttatggtgtttatcaatacctatcgaaatgtagaagaaatttttcaaatcggtccattcgttaaaaagttatgcgtgatcaacgttttctatctctatctccatctccctcgcactccctttacctgagtaacgggtatctgatagtcggggcacccgactataacgttctctcttgttttaagtttgaaatgttaaatttcttcttatatcccggcagatatccaccagtttttgttttattttaatgtcaatagatcagagcttaactttgccatatgATTGGtaaagtaatggcagcgcagcagctcgaccAAGATGAATAATGTGTTTTTGGTCGAccgtaagtcggctgtatatatcgtaaaaactctaaaactaaaacttaaagtttacatcttagttcggatttttcaactttttccggttgacagagtccagaTTTAAGTTTTATCATAGTCGGTTTAAGATTATGTTACTCCATAGTTTCTCTGATATAACTAATGTTACGTTCTGAATGCCAAGCGTCATCATCGTTTAAGATGGACGGATGTTACACATTTCCCCCTTCCTTGCAGTCCGCTCTCATTGCAATCGTGTGTGGGGTCATTTCAATTGAATTCAATTTAGTTCCATTTGCCTGCCGGCTGAAATATTAACGTATGTCGCATGATCAGGGAGGGGAATTTCGACTGGGAACTGGGTCTTTTTGGCGTACATTCCACGCGGGCATATGCCAACCTTCAAGTTAATCCTCGGCGAAAACCAATTATGGGATTAGCCCGCATAACTCATTCACAAAACGATTAGCCAGGACAACAGAGAAAACCCAAAATATTATGCAAATAAACCCGGTCCAGACGCCGGCAGGTAAAGAAGTCATAAAAACGTAAGGGCAGCAACCAATCCGAAACCGCTTcctacctaaaaaaaaaaaccagaaaaagaaaaccttCCGCCGACAAAATTGTAATCCCAAACGCTCGACGTGTCTCTTGTGATAAAGACGCTCGTTACTTCTTGTTTCGCCCGCACGCAGGTATCCCTCGGGTAACAACAACACGGAGACCATCACCATAACCCGGCACCTACCGCAGTGCTCCGTGAGGAAGAGCAGCAGTCTGCCCAATTTGCAGGGCGAGGAACTGATGGCCGGCAGCAGTGGCCACCAGGAGCAGCGACCGGAGGAGCAGGCGGTGCCACTGAATGTCTCTCAGGCGATCAGCACCTCGACCATGGAGTCGTCCAAGTCGAGGAGCCGGAACCTCCTGCCCATGTGCCAGATGCCCATTTCCATCAGTGTCTCGATTTCGGAGCgactgcagcagcaggcggcgaatcagcagcaactgcagcaacagcagctgcagcagcacaaCCACTCGCACCACCATCGCCACAAGCATCGCTGCAGTTGCTCGCAGGAGAGCCAATCCTCGGGCAACTCCTCCAATCCGCCGGCCTTCAATCTAGTCAAGCTGTTCATCAAGCAGaagagcagcaacagcagtgcTGGTGGTcaggatttggatttgggtgCCCAGGCGAGTGGGCACACCTGCATGGACGTCTCCTCCGGCTGCTGGCCGTCCAGTGATGCGGCCAGCTCGAGCAGTGGCTCCCTGGAGCAGCGTCTGCGCAAGAAGAGTATGAATGACTCGGGCAAGGGATCGGCTGTGAGTCGTCAtgacgaggaggagcagcactACCCGCAGGAGCAGGAGACACCCAGGCGGCAGTTGAGAGCCCGATCCGAGGCAGTTTTCTACGATGATGTGGCCACCTCCAGTTCCACGGGCTCGCTGACGGCGACCAATTCGCCAGCACATCGTAGGCGCAGCATGCCGCTAAGGAATCCCCAGCTGTACCAGCTGGCAGCCCAGGTTTCCACCGGCAGTCAGATGTCCTCGGAGGCGAGCTCGGAGCAGCTGACCCAGGTGCCCAGGCGAGCGGAGGAGGCACGACCCCTGTCGTGCGCCTCCAGCTCCGAGATGATCACACGTTCCATGCAGACCTCCTGCGGCTCACTGAGCACCACAAGGAGCAGCCTGAGCGATCGTTACCGCTGTGTGCCGCCCTCGTTCCTCGAGAAACTCAATAATCTGGGAGAGCAGCGCCAGGCGCCCATTTACGTGATCTATCCGAACTACGCCCTGCCCGACTTGGGCTTTGTTAAGACTAATGCCAGCACCGATGTGATCTTCTCGCCCTTCAACTACAAGGAGACGCTGGACGGGGCAGccgggagcagcagcagtagctcGGGATCCCTGAGGAagcagcgcagcagcagccagaGCGTCAGCGAGGAGGAGATCCTCAAGACGCTGGACTACAAGCACATTGCCGACTGGCAGTCGTTGGCCACTTTGCTGCCAACGGAATACCGCCGTCGGTTGCAGCACATTCCCGAGGTGAAGCACCTGGTGCGGCAGCTGGATGCGGAGCTATCGCAGCGTCCGCTGTTCTGCATGTCGCCACCGCTTCGCCGAAATCGTACGCACATCTGTGACTGTGCCAAGTACTTCCAGGGGCAGCAGCAGACTCAGCTGGACGAGGCCTCCAGCTCGGGATCGAGTCAACAGCCCAGCTCCGGCTATCGTGGCTCCTCCACGCTGCTCACCGACTCCGAGTTGGATGTGGATCCGCTGAAGCAGATGTATGTGTACCAGTACCAGGACCAACAGCGCATGGATTCGGGCGTGGAAACCCAAACGCCGCCGCAGCCCATGCCCCGGAGTATTCTGCGCAAGGCCCACTCGGCGCAGGCGCGCTCCAAGCGCAATTCCATGATCGAGGCCCAGCAGACGCAGAAGCTCTCGAAGCTGGAGAAGCGGCGCAGTCTGCAGGAGCCACCGCACAACTATGGACTGGGCTCCACTGACGAGCTGCTGGCGGATGTcttcgaggaggaggagcacagCCAACAGCAGGCGCAGCCGGTGAAGCAGAGGCTTTCGCGCAAGGATCTGGATGCCAGGGCCCGGGCGGAGAACTTCCTGGCCTCGTTGCCGCGCTCCGAGCTCAAGTACTATGCGGAGATTGCGTCCATCTTGGAGTCTTCCGGCGAGCAGGTGACCTACGATGCTGCCGCTTTGAAAAAGGAGGTGAGCCGGGTGCTGAGCCAGCAGAAGAAGGTGTCCTTCAATGACGAGGGCGTGGCGGCcggactgcagcagcagcacgccAAACGCTTTGCCACACCTCCCAATTCCCCCAACATCTCTGTGGCGGCACTGAAACGTGACACTCTGGACGTTCAGGAGCAGCGAAAGATCGAGAGCAATCGCTTCAAGCGCCTGCAAATCCAGTGGGAGCTGATGAGCAAGGACTCGAGTATGCTGAAGGAGCTGGCCAGCGAAGCGGCCACCAAGAGCGGCGGCTCCACGCCCACCTCGGTCAACTCAACGGGCTCTAATTCGGCGCCAAGGTCCAGGATTCCACGACCAGTGAGCTATCCAGCGGGCAGGTCAgtattttaaagcttttaagCAATAAAAAGGCAAACCCGTAACATTTGAAAAGGATTcatactagagccctgcgtgaatttTCGTTTTATcgtagtatgccatgaaatttctgatttgattaattcaattctgtgtgaaataaaatccaattttttttctaattcattttgaattgaataaatgaataatttttatgaattttttaaagttgccagaattttttgtgcttttttttgagaacaaaaagtggaacatttttaacaaatgaataaataataacaaatcaataaataaaattcattcgatttaactcaaaattcaaattcatttaattctattaaaatcaaaataattcgttgaatccattcatgcagggctctaattcaTATTACCTTTCAAATGCTATAGACTTGCAAATCCTTTAgtgataaattcaaaattatttggTTGGTACATGATATGTTTacgaaatttatttcttttcatttttggtAAACCCACCGAACCCCCCATCCTTGcgtgaaattattattttgcatgATGTTCTTATTTGTTTGTGGGCCTGCTGCTCAGAAGTTCCACGCCCACTTCGTCACGTACCGCCCCCGTTATGGCCACGCCCTCACCGGCTCGGCCCGCCAATCCTAAGACTGTCACTAAAAGCCACACAAAACCCGGTCTTTTTACCTCCCCCCGCCCAAACAGACTCACCAGCGCCCAAGAAGCAGCCGGCGGATCCAAGGTCAGCACCCGATCGCCCAGCAGGATGGTGCAGCCGAAGCGCTACAGCCTGGTCGGCACAACCACGCCCACATCCGCCGCCCCCACTTCGGTCAGAGCACGTACGCCCACCAACCGAGTGGCGGTTACGGCGCCAAATACGCCCAAGCGCCAGGCGGTGGCCCAGTCGCCCAGGTAAGCGATGATTTCAGGGGTTGCTAGTGACATGACAAGGttgaattttgtaatttgcattgataaacagagaaaaaaacgggaaaataTGAAACTGATATTgtttcaaatcaatttttccataacaaaatggtatgatttcatatcaatatggtaaaaaatcatatgttgggaaatatcattttgatatgaacacAGATGGGAccaaaatttatatgaaaaaatacccgatTGATGACTATTTTTGgtctttttttctctgtgtagggTATCAACCTTCTTATGTAGTTTCTGCTCAAAATCCTTACCATTTAATATatgatttataataataatgcccATCTTATCTTGCAGACCCACATCACGAGTGCGTTGAGCGTCCACACAAGTCCAAGCGTCCAAGTCATCCCAATTAGTCAACGGCAGACAACAGACAGCAAACCCCCAAACaccccaagaaaaaaaaagaaaaaaaaaaacaaaaaacaagcaaacaaaacatattcaacaacaaaacaatGCAACATTGTAAAATTCTAGACTAAGGCTTTGTGTGCGGCTCGATTGCTTAGTTACTGTTGGCCCGGAAAGTGATATTTAGATGGGAGAGCATTGATCAGGGATCACGGAGCGAGAACTGAATGGCGAGATGTGCTGGTATcttttgattgattttgtTGCCCTCATTTGCGGTAGAGCAGACATCGGCGAGAAGTAgctaaattttctttttttacaaAGTATACATAATGAAATCTATACATATGCCAAGTACgcgtaaattaaacaaatattttgatgtatatacacacacatacgatatatatttaaacgcGTAGACTCGCTTTTCCACTAGCTACTCAAAACAGAAATGACAAGGATAACTTTGCTACCCACAGGAAAATTGATAaagtgtataaaatattttctataccCTATGCAAAAAGGCATATACAGTCAATACTCGAGCAGCAAATATACAAATTACTTGAATCATACCAAGATGGGCAGAAAAATATGATATATTGGGTACCCCATATACAATAAATGAAAAGCTCAAGAGCGGATCCAATCGATATTACGCCCCGGGTGCATtagattaaatatattttgttgctATTTCCATGCTCACGCTGATCCTCTCcctcaaagaaaaaaaaagaatacggAGAAAATCAAGGAAAGAATTTTCAATATGGCCTTTAATTCATTAGCGATTGGTTATTGAATGCTTCGCAGTTTTTGATTTGGTTTTACTCGCAAGCCCTGTTTTCGTTTGCGTTTTATGctgaaattttcatttcgtttatAACGAGCTTATGCTGTTGGGCCCAGGCTCAAAGTGATTTCAAATTGTACGATATATGTTTACAGCTATACCTACTATTAATCTTACTCTTTCATTTGTATCTATTTAAACTCTATCACTCTGTCTATGACATAACTTTAATTGGTTATTTAACTGCTGGAAGACATCGTCTAATTTGTAAGCCTTAAGTCAAACACTTTTCTATCTTTAATTGTATAGCTATTCTAATTGTATTATGTACAAGCGGAAGAAACACATATTATAGATTTGCGGGAGAATTTATCACCAAATGGATATGCGGGAGTATATTATGTATTAAACcgaaagtaaaaaaatgtataaaaatacaaaatcaataaaaatattaataaacaagcAAAAAGTAttacgaaaataaatttaaatgtgtttttttgcgAAAGGCGACTAGCAGAGGATCCGAATGGTCCAGAAGAATTAGGTGCAATACTAATAATACATATAGCatatataagttttatttaaatattttaatttaaatattcattccATTTTTGAATTAAGGCGCCATACATTTTTCCTTTTCCGGTGATGCCAGACTGTTAAGCAGTATCGAACAGTGCATTTCAAACTGTTTCTCATATTTTTGTCCGAAGCTCCCAAACTGTAAATGCTGTATAACAGTATGCCTTAGCATGCAACAGCTAATGTAAAACTGTGTACTTGTTATACTTTCTGTCTTTTCGAATTGTGGACACTCGagtaaaaatgaaagaaaatgtggtattcaaaaagtatgcatcattaaatttattttgagctcCCCGCAACCAAATCCTAAATCCACAGTTTTTACTTTATCTAATGCATTTTTAGCGAAGCCCAAATAAACTTTAAGCATTAGAGTTCTTTTAAAGCGTACAAAACTTatgcttacaaaataaaagaaagcgGGGTAAATTCCGTGTAGAAATGATACTCAAAAACACGGCAGAAAACTTTGCTTTGTAAATAGGAACTGCTTAAGCCTTGTATAACTTATGATTTCGGTAGTAGTTTGGCAGTAATAATAGATTGCTAAATAGTAAAATTGATCCACAATTATCtaataatttcgaaaaaatatttccaatatTTGGGCAAATAAGCCAGCCCCCAATTACTGCACCTTATTAATCCAAATAATGACTTTCAGATTTATCCCCGGGCTAAATCCGATTAAATTTCTTCCCAGCGGTAAAGCTAATTTCTGTGCTTAGCTTTTTTGAGAACAGGAGCAAAACCTGAACCCTTTTGGCCCATTTAAAGCAACATTATTAAAAGTAATTGTAATTACCGAGGCACATGTTGCGCtatgcgtgtgtgtgggtggcacacatacatatgcatGGGCTGGCTGCTTTTGCATACATTTacctaattaaataaaataatgaaaacgcAAAAGTTGCAAAAGGCGCGAAAGTATGGCTGGAAAAGTTACATAAGGAAAAGGAGCAGGAACGCCCTTCAAGCCACCGAAAATCCTGCACATACGCAACTGTTCACACATTTGCTTGAAATTGGGAAATAAAATTACgcagaaatattttcaaatatttattatgggGACTGGAacatgtgtgtgcgagtgtgttaGCTTGATAATTATCATTAGCCATGTGGCAGTTCTCCACTTCTAAAAACAGAGCCcagaaaaaatgaagaaaaattaaatatattttaaaatttacagagtaaattaaatataaattttttcaaacatgaaaaaattaaaaaaaaaaaatttttaaatgctttattTGTTTAAGAATCAATACTACAGGATTCTTTGGTTCTAAACTCAAAACcagctaaattaaaaaatttaaaaatatttctttaaatatctCAAGTAAAAGAACCCATATTCTCTAAGTGTATCTAAAAATTGTGCTCTTAAATTCAAAAGCAGCGTAAAAACCTTcttcaaaattacaaaatttagaaaatatttttctaaatttcttAAAGTAAGGTAAAGTAAACGCAATTCTCTCAGTGTTTCTAAAAATTGTGCCAAGGCAAAGTAGAACCCTGTTGGGAAAGCAAAGGAGCAAATGTTTTGttaagcaaatattttcactTTCCTTTGCGTCTTCGATTGAAATTTGTTGGCCATTAAGTTTGCTCATTTGGGCCGCGAGTGTTGGCAACAAATttgcatatgaaattttatacTTGCTCTCTTTTGTGCGTggcttaaaatgtaattaaaagttttttgtttaaactgCGAAAATATAACTGTAATTCTCAAGAGCAATGTCGCTGTTGTCAACGCTGTTATTGTCGCTGCCCTCGTTGTGTGTGCCACGCCTCCtcccaaaaaatacaaaaaaaaactcaaaaaaaaaagggaacatGAAAAATAACTCggtcaaataaattttgctGTCAAGCGAAAAGCAaaagtgcataaaatatgcacatTGCACTGAGAATGAGGCCTACAGTATTTGCATTCACatatttttactaaaataattacatgCACATGACCCGCCAGCAACACGAACAACAACAAGTTATGACTAAAGACATGCCTCGACAAAGGACATGAGATAGGCGTAGCATGGGATgtcctttttgaaacaaaccaGTTGAGGGGTAGTGCGATTTTGCCATTAAGTTGaatataataatttgaaaattattagtattcattgttttttataatctattttttttaatttaatgtcgaaatatttttttatatacttaacattagtttattttatttaaaccttTTAATAGTTCGAATATAAGAAGTTTCGGGAGCTTTTCTAAATAGAATACATTCCTTGAGttgattttcaaatatttactgAAATATTAACAGTAGGTAATAATAACATTGTTATCATAGAATAtcatcaaaaatgtttttcaggtttagtgaattaaaaaaattgtattccaTGTATAttctaatataataataattgggtataaaaatcttGTACTATCATTTtaggcaatatttttaaaactcagtgggaaataaattctttaaataataattaaaattacagttcattaaaaatatatttaagataaGGTAAGGACATTCAAAGAGTCGACACATAAATGGGCCTTTATTTCGCTGTCCTTTCTTTGTGGTTTTTGGCAGTGCCAGGACACGCCATGTCGAATGCCAGGAGCGGGAAGCCAAACTTTTCCAGCGCCTTTGTTGCCGCCGTTTTGTTTGTCGCTTCTGCTGCCGGCAAGTGGCATCATTAGCCCGTAGTCCATACTCCCGTAGCCTCCGTAGCCTCCACAGCTCTAGTAGCCTCCGTAACCCCGAATCGCCGTATCCAGTGCCCCGTGGGTCGTGGACACGCGATGCACAGGGCGCCGCTTGGTAAACACACCAAATTCCGAAATGAAGCAATAAAAGGCCATAAAACGAAATGCAATTGATATACAAAAGGGAAATTGTAGACAACACACGGCACATTGTGTTGTGTGTTGTTTTGTGTCAGAGTGCCAAAGTGAAATGCTTTTTGGCGAATTCGCCGCAGGGGAATCCCCCGGAAAACGGCGCATGCTCGACAGTTGGCACCACTTCGGTGGGTTTTGGGACAGTGagtgagtgggtgggtgggtggttgggcggTGGTGTTGCAACCGCAGCGAAATCGTCGACCGCGATTTGGCCGGTGGGTTTGTGACCCAGTTTATATTTGCTGGCACTGGCACTGGGACTACTGGACATCAGCCTGTCCACCGCCCACTGCATTGTTGATGCACCCCAAACCCCCCTCCGCAGACACTTgcgttttgttttgcttgctCTGCGGatgtttgatttaaaattttaataaactcaAAATCATCAGGAACGGTTGGGGGAATTCAATTTCCTGCCGTCTGGCAGATCGAAAGTAGCACGATCGACAGCAGGAGGTGCTTTGTAAGTAGctcatatacacacaaaaaaatgtgcttggtaaaattgaccaacaaagatagttacgtaactattaaaatagttacgtgtattttgtttttgctttgggtttgtgtcctTGCTTATTGTGTGTATTAGTTGTTGTGAaagtgactatttacttagtagaattgacaattttgctggttggggcctgtttgacaattattacagttgattttaccaagttttttttttgtgtgtacagtGGTCGTTgaataagaataaaaaagtgaatagaATTAATTTTTCGGTTATAAAGTATCCACATTTCAAAatactcatttattttataaaaaaaacatcagatattaaataaattcatagCGAGTTTTATTCAGTTTTTCCCTTTTCTCAACacgttaaaaatgtaaaaaaaacaagaagggaagctaccttcggccagccgaagcttatatacccttgtagattaatgaatgcttactcggtgcagttccagggatttcagattcatcgtttctatttatttaaatcttgtttttaagtagtcaagaatcaaaacgcctacttcctacaaagttacaatgaattttcttatatttgtttgagccttaagatatagtggtccgatccggctcgcttcgacatatgtactacctgcaatagaaagaagactttcgggaaagtttcatcgcgatagctttaaaactgagagactagttcgcatagaaacggacagacggacagacggacagacggacagacggacagacggacatgactagatggactcggctattggtgctgatcaagaatatatatactttatgtggtcggaaacgtctccttcact
This portion of the Drosophila takahashii strain IR98-3 E-12201 chromosome 3R, DtakHiC1v2, whole genome shotgun sequence genome encodes:
- the LOC108061776 gene encoding putative mediator of RNA polymerase II transcription subunit 26 isoform X5; amino-acid sequence: MLLLLLAFIMRFVDISKRCAACSRAGIDCPHSGNTNSKSNHDANGNSACWQHVAGATSNSSSTSSGCDSNSSSKENYYVPQQHRQRERAKPNSNIGVTPQQLEQIRFYQRMQQQQLQLLQQQLLQRRRLQQQLLEQGVPSPPATTTTSAGLTCNQQYLRQQRLQQQRYVDHNSNSNNDNDYLNNYLNNNINHQNNGKVVGQGTKLRRGMTEFSTNNDHSKPHFTASSQQKPLQNSPIHQQAFTPSNPNSHPHLLQRLAQQYNKFQQTLPFSQLNNGNNTAAPSPHSPLSYRNPLNSPSNSPFSNTAHTTTIGKRYQQQQLTDRLLQQQHLQQCQQQQLQSVGSSDVEEDAAGEELSEESLKQNVAIVLSNLDRYNNALRSIILNEQVSSSSLITPSDSQLFGEDSSGLLYCDNDNSSRKLQGNNNFVLGKMAATPESDYNSNATTPGGRSNEQQLQQQQQQQLGVGGMLCGGGGMRETTNGGSNGGNNLICSLASSHDFTHDNSDYQWFLDYGYRDGCGGMQRSVLSSLSASYNAMGDLIYYEDLAKNLDANLAEVDMESFRAEDIHSLLSQLPAYCKSLGGANSRLQQSLLLQQQQQQQQQQQQLQQQQLLHHSNMLPHNMSQTSTTSTNELIDNSFCKSELLFSPVRESHISVDSLDMDAYPDDGEIILTCNKDNYTIAFEGSVLYSDDSFYAEPSDIAARNKQNCINLHSNLEDIVKRNKALEVSMSRSAQAFQPLCPMSPKGQAATGAAAKLQRYPSGNNNTETITITRHLPQCSVRKSSSLPNLQGEELMAGSSGHQEQRPEEQAVPLNVSQAISTSTMESSKSRSRNLLPMCQMPISISVSISERLQQQAANQQQLQQQQLQQHNHSHHHRHKHRCSCSQESQSSGNSSNPPAFNLVKLFIKQKSSNSSAGGQDLDLGAQASGHTCMDVSSGCWPSSDAASSSSGSLEQRLRKKSMNDSGKGSAVSRHDEEEQHYPQEQETPRRQLRARSEAVFYDDVATSSSTGSLTATNSPAHRRRSMPLRNPQLYQLAAQVSTGSQMSSEASSEQLTQVPRRAEEARPLSCASSSEMITRSMQTSCGSLSTTRSSLSDRYRCVPPSFLEKLNNLGEQRQAPIYVIYPNYALPDLGFVKTNASTDVIFSPFNYKETLDGAAGSSSSSSGSLRKQRSSSQSVSEEEILKTLDYKHIADWQSLATLLPTEYRRRLQHIPEVKHLVRQLDAELSQRPLFCMSPPLRRNRTHICDCAKYFQGQQQTQLDEASSSGSSQQPSSGYRGSSTLLTDSELDVDPLKQMYVYQYQDQQRMDSGVETQTPPQPMPRSILRKAHSAQARSKRNSMIEAQQTQKLSKLEKRRSLQEPPHNYGLGSTDELLADVFEEEEHSQQQAQPVKQRLSRKDLDARARAENFLASLPRSELKYYAEIASILESSGEQVTYDAAALKKEVSRVLSQQKKVSFNDEGVAAGLQQQHAKRFATPPNSPNISVAALKRDTLDVQEQRKIESNRFKRLQIQWELMSKDSSMLKELASEAATKSGGSTPTSVNSTGSNSAPRSRIPRPVSYPAGRLTSAQEAAGGSKVSTRSPSRMVQPKRYSLVGTTTPTSAAPTSVRARTPTNRVAVTAPNTPKRQAVAQSPRPTSRVR